The sequence GCTCATGAAAGATTAGATTATGATCCACATATATTTACTAATGTAGAAACTAAAGATATAAGGGAATTAGCAATGTTACTCAAAAATTGTGATATGTTTTTTGGGAATGAAGGAGGACCTAGACACTTGGCTCAAGCTGTAGGAACACCTAGTTTTATAGTGCAAAGACCTAATTTAGATATAAAAGAGTGGATAGTAGAGGATGAAAGACACCAAGGAGTAGGACCATTAGATGTAGATCCTGATGCATATAGTAAATACTCAGCTAAAGAGCAAGAAGATTTAGTAACACCAGATTTAGTAGTGGAAAAATTTAAGAGTTTTTATAATAGTTATGTTAAAAAATAATTTTTGTAATTTTGATTAAAAAGGAAGAGCAAGTATAACTTAATTTATAGAAAGTATAAAGCTTGCTCTGTTTATTTTCAACCTTTATTTTTTATTTACTATATATTTTATAAAGTTATATTTAAAATAATTCATTTAAAAATGAATTTTATTTTTTTCTCTAAACTTTTAGGAATAATAAAATCTTTATGAGTAACTGTTTTCAATGCATAAAAAGGTTTATTTTTATAATTTTTTCTTTCTCTTTTTTCTTGATAAATTTCTTCCTCAATATCATTTTCGAATGCTATACAACTTCCGATTTCTTTTTTTACACTATTTTCTATAGTTTTATTTTTTTGAGTTGAGTTTTCAATCTCTTCTGGAGTTCTCCAAAAATGATTATCCTTATCATAGACAGCAACATATGGAATTTTAAAAATATTTAATAGTTTTATAAATTGTGGAATGAGGCTTTTACTACCACATTCTAAAATAGAATAATCATACTTGTATATATCTAATTTTTTAGAGAGATATCCTAAAACTATTTTATCGGTTTGGCCTTCTACTAATATGACTTTTTTAGCAAAGAATAATTCACTTCTATCTGGATTTATCCAATAGTTCATATTGAAGTTTTTTATTTCATCTCCTGAAAATAGGTGACCTTTAAATTGAAAGACTTTAGTCCCAAAATTTTTATTTTTTCTAACTATACATATTGACTTATACATATGTAAATTAATAAAATTATTAGAGTGAGTAGAGACGTATATTTGAGTTCCAAGCTTTGTGAGTATACATATGTTGTAAAAAAGTTCTTTTTGTTTTTGAGGATGTAGATAAAATTCCGGTTCTTCAAAAAGAATGAGAGTGTTTCCTAAAAGAGATTCTCCTAATTTTTTTGAATATTGAGTTAAGGTAGAAAATATTTCAAATATAAGATTTCTATATAGGCCTCTACTAGTATATTCATTTTGCAATTTACTAAAAGTAGATACAATTTTATTTAAGGTTTTTGGTTGATCTATCTCTTTATTTTCGAGTATTTTTAATAGTGAGATAATAAAAAACTTTGTTTGCTCTTTTTCTGAAAAAGATGGAATAAAAAGAAGTGGAACATTGTTTGTTAAAGTTTGATACTCACTTTCAGCGATTTTTATCCATATATTATCATGTAAAATAAAATACTCGGTATCATTTTTAGATGTTTTTATGATTTTTAAATAGATATCATTAGAAGTAATAACAATTTCATTTAATTTAAAATTTAATTTTGTATGAGTATAAAAATGCCCCTCAAGAGATAAATAGTCAGATCCATTTCTAATATCTTTAGGTCTAAAGTTTCTATATTTTAAGAGAAACATAATTGCTGAGATAATGCTAGATTTTCCACTATTGCTTTGACCAATAAAAAGTATAAGATTTTCAAAATTTATTTTTGTTTCTTTTATACATTGCCAGTTAGTAATTTTTAGTTCTTTTAGGTACATGGATTTGCCTCCTTTATTTGTCTTAATTTAATTATATCATATGAAATAGAAAAGTATATGCTAAGTTGCATTTTTATTGACTTTTTGTATAAAACTAAATATAATTAATAATAAGTATATATTTATCTAAAGGGGATGCATAAAAATGTTAAAAAAAATTTTTTTAGTATTTATATTGTGCAGTAGTATCTTGTTTGGGATAGATTTAAGAAGTGAAAAAAGTATAAAATGTATTTATAAAAGTTTAGCTATAGATGAAAAATTAGACTATTCTACTTTTCTTAAAGCTATTCAAGGTTATAATAAAATCAAAGATAAAAAACCTGAATATATTACTATAATAGATTTTTCAAAACCATCTAGTGAAGAGAGATTTTTTGTAATTGATTTAAAAAATAAAAAAGTTGATTATTCAACATATGTAAGTCATGGAAAGAATACTGGATTAGATAGAGCAGTGAAATTTTCAAATAATATAAACTCTTATCAGAGCTCTTTAGGTTTTTATATAACAAAAAATACATATGATGGAAGTAATGGATATTCTCTAAGATTAGTAGGTTTAGAACCTGGAATAAATTCTAATGCTATGTTGAGACATATAGTGATACATGGAGCTGATTATGCTACCAAAGAATTTATGGAAAAATACGGGTTTTTAGGAAGAAGTCTGGGATGCCCTGCTATTCCAGAAAATATTTCAAAGGAGATAATTGATCACATAAAAGGAGGAACAGTTTTATATATCAATGGAAATGATGAAAAGTATTTAGTTAAAAGCAAGTATATCCAATTGTAAAAAGGTATAACTATTTAAATATAAATTAAAGAGAACTTAATAAGAATTGATATTAAAAGATACAATTAAAAGGACTGATTCTTAAATAAAAGATCAGTCCTTTTAAATTAGTGATATAATATTTTTATCACTTAAATTTTATATTTCTCTTTCTAAGTTTTAATTTTTGTTTAATATTCCTATAACGTTTGAATTTATAATAAATTTGTGAGAAAGTAGATACTACAACTATACCAGAGGTAATAGCAAAAGTTAACATGAAAGTATTTATACCACTTTGGAGAGCTTCTGAATTTTTTCCTTCTATAAAATATGACATTGTAAAATATATACCACTTCCAGGAACTAAAGGAATTAAACTAGCAATAAGTGTTGATGTTACAGGAGTTTTTAAAAGTCTAGCTATAATTTCTGAATATATTGTTATTCCTATTGCTGAGCAAAAAAAAGAAAAAGCAGTGGAGTGATTGGAAGATTTAAAAAGGATATATATAGTCCATCCTAAAGCTCCTCCAATAGAAGCAAAAATTAATTTTTTACCTTTAAGATTAAAAATAATTCCAAAAGCTAGAGTGCTTCCAGCTGCAGAAGTAATTTCAATTAGTACTTGTTTCATTTAAATTCACCTAATTTTAAAATTAAAAATAGAGCAAAACCAGTTCCAGCTGCAAGAGCGACTCCAATTAATAATGCTTCAACAGCTCGGGATATTCCTGAAAGTAAATCTCCAGCCACTAAATCCCTAATAGCATTAGTAAAAGAAATACCTGGAACTAAGAGCATAATGGTACCTATAGTGGAGTAAGATACAGTATTAGTAAAACCTATTTGTACACTTAAATATGAAAGAAGTGTGCAAAAAAAACCTCCTAAAGTATTTAAAAAAAAGGTATTTGTTTCTAATTTATTTGCTAAATCAGAAATTAAAAATATAACTCCCCCACCAATAAAGGCACTAATTCCATCTTTTATTCCACCTTTAAAGAGTAGAGCAAAAGAAAAAGCACCAAAGGAATAAGCTAAAAAATAGATAAATTTACCATATAGAATTTCTTTGTTTAAAAAAATAATCTTATTATAAAATTCATTGAAGCTATATTTATTTAAATCTCTAATAACTTGATTTATTTCATGAATTTTATTTAAATTTGTACTTCTAGTTGCTATTCTTTCTACAGAGCAGAACAGTTCTCCTTTATAATTACGTACAGATGTTATTATACATGTAATAGATACAAAGCATTGAGCATTAAGTCCATAATGTTTACAAATCCTTGTGATTATATCTTCTACTCTGTAGGTCTCAGCACCACTTTGTAAGGCTATCTTTCCAGCTAAGTTAGCAATTGTTAAGATTTCATTTTCATTTATCATATTTCCCCCAAAATTTTAAATTTTCTATTTAAACATTTCTAGAATAACTTTTGAGTAATTACCATTTTCATCGTGAATAATTAATGGAGGTAGAACTCTAAGATTGGGACTTCCATTTTTTATTCCTTCTATTAAAAGAATTTTTCCTTCTTTTTCAATTTTTGTATAACAAAATTGTATTTTTTTAGGTTCAATAGAGTATTTCTTCATTGTTTCAATAATATCAGTCAGCCTGTCCACTCTATGTACCATTACAAAATAACCTTTATGCTTTAAAAGATTAGAAGCAGTTTCAAGTAATGAATCTAAATTTATACTAATTTCATGTCTTGCTAGAGAAAGTTGAGTTAAGTCATTTAATTGTTTTTCTTCGCCACAAAATCGAAAAAATGGTGGATTAGTGATGACTAAATCAAAACTTTCTTTATTGAAGTATTTTTTCCAGTTTTTCATATCGTCATTAATTATAGTAATTTGTTCTTGTAAGTTATTTAGGGTTATGTTTCTTTTAGCAAGGTTACTTGAAATGCTTTGGATTTCAATTCCAGTAATATGTGCTTTTGTCTTTTGTGATAAAAAAAGTGGAATTACTCCATTTCCTGTACCTAAGTCAATTATATTTTTATTATTTCTGGTAATGGTTGCAAACTCAGCTACTAGAAGAGAATCTATAGAAAAAGCGAAGTGATCAGTTCTTTGAATAATTTTCATTTTTTTTTGTAGAAGATCAATAATAGTTTCAAACTGGTTTTCATTTATCATAAAAGTAATACCTCCTAAGATATTATAACAAATTTAACAGGAGAATAAAAGAAAAGGATTAATTTCTAAATTAAAATATTAGAAATTAATCCTTTTATATCATTATAAATTATATTATTGTTATTATACAATACCAAAAGTTGCAAGTATAATACATATAGCAACTGCAATTGCAGGAATAATAACTGTACACATACCAATATCAGCATAAGATTCCTTATGAGTCATTCCAGTAACAGCAAGCAAAGTGATAACGGCTCCATTATGAGGAAGAGTATCTAAACCTCCACAGGCCATAGCAGCTATTCTATGTAAGACTTGAGGGTCAATATTAAGTGCTGTAGCTTCTCTAAGATAAGTTTCACCTAAAGCAGATAGAGCAATACTTAAACCTCCAGAAGCAGAACCAGTAATACCAGCAAGTGCAGATACAGAAACAGCTTCAGATATAAGTGGATTTGAAGAAAGTCCTAATAAAGCTCCTTTAACAACAGCAAATGCAGCAAGCCCAGCTATAACATTTCCATAACCAACTTCAGAAGCAGTATTCATTATAGCTAAAAAAGAACCTTGTACACCATCACTTAGAGTTTTTAAAACATTATTCATTCTTCTTAAGTTCAATAAAATAGATACAGCAACAGAAACCAAGAGTGATATGATCAAACTCCAGTTTCCAATAACTTTTCCAGCAGTAGTATTATAACTAGATAAATAATCTAAATTCATAGCTGGGAATATAAACTTAGAAAAGATAAAACTTACAACAAGAACTAATATTATAGGAGAAATAGCTACAATAAAGCTAGGTAATTTACTATGGTCTACAATTTCATTAGCTTGTTTATTATCATCGTGATTACCATATCCTTCTCCTTTAGCCATGGCAGCATTAGCACGTCTTTGTAACCAAAGAAGTCCAAGACCACACATAACTAGAGAACCAACAATACCTAAAATAGGTGCAGCATATACATCAGTACCAAAGTATGCCATAGGAATAGCATTTTGTATTTGTGGAGTACCAGGAAGAGCAGTCATAGTAAATGTAAATGCTCCTAATGCAATTGTTCCAGGGACAAATCTTTTTGGAATTCCAGCTTCTTTAAACAATTCAGCTGCAACAGGATAAACTGCAAAAGCCACGACGAATAAAGAAACACCACCATAAGTTAGAATACCACAAGCTAATACAATTGCTAAGATTGCTTTTTCTTTCCCCAATTTCTCACAGATGAAATAAGAGATTGATTTGGCAGAACCTGTATCATCCATAACTTTACCGAAAATTGCTCCTAATAAGAAGATAGGGAAGAAATTTCTAACATATGTAGCTAGGTTAGACATGAAAGTTTCAGTATAAGTAGCTAGTATGTGAATATTTCCAGTATCTAATCCTCCCATAACAGCAGCAAAACAAGCAAGAACAGGAGCTAAAATTAAAACGGAAACTCCTCTATAGGCTAAATACATCAATAAAATAAGTGATACAATAATACCAATAGTACCAAAAATCATAAAAAACACCCCTTTTTCATTTTTAAAACATATTGAATGAATGAAAGATAATATCATTATATAACGTACAACAATCAAAAGTAAAATTTCTTTTTTTCATATATATATGAAAAAAAATCATATTACTTTTTAGGACGAGCTAACTCTTTTGTAAATTCAATAAAAATTTTACTGGCTTTAGATATGTATTTATTTTTGGTGGTAATTAAGGCTACATTCCAGGGGAATCCCTCTTTAATATTGAGAATTTTGATATTTTTTGAATGGAATTTACTCAAAATTGGTCTAGGAAGAATACTAACTCCTTGATTCAATGAAACCATTTCAGCAATAAAATCCCATTGGGAACTTGTACAGATAATATTGGGAGTAAAATTAAAGGCTTTACACTTTTCTAAAATTTTATCATAGAGCATATATGTTTCATTAAGAGATATGAAATTTTGATCTTTTAAATCTATAAAAGAGATCTCTGAAAACTTTGCAAAAGGGTGACTTTTATGCACAATAACAACATTATCTGATAAAAAAATAGGAATGACGTTAAAATGCTCGGAGTCAAATGGTAAAATAATAACTCCTATATCAATTTCTCCATTTTCGACTTTTTCCTTTATAGTATTGGCACCAGCTTCTACTGTAATCAATTTAATAGAAGGATATAGTTCTCTGAATTTTTGAATTACTGTGGTAAAATAGATAGTACTAATTACTGGAGGAATACCTATTTTTATTTTCCCTTTCTCAAGGCTGACACTATCTAGTAATCTATCTAGTTGTTCCTTTATAATTTTGAGAGCTAAATTACCATTTTCATAAAAAATTTGTCCTTCTGGTGTAAGTTTAAAATTTTTAGAAGAACGATCAATAAGAACGACTCCTAATTCGGTTTCAAAATTTTTTATAGATTTACTAAGAGCAGATTGACAGAGAAATAATTTTTTAGAAGCGGCAGTAAATCCACCTTCATCGACAACTTTTATGAAATAATTTAAGGCTTTTATATTCATAAGAACTCTCCTTATTTTGGAATATATTTTGACAATAATAAATTTTTAATAATATTATACTCCAAAAATGGAAAAAAATTAAGAGGAAATAGAATTTTTTCATCAATAAAATGAAAAAAATTCATAATAATTTTTTCTAGAAGTCTTTAAAATCAAAGGATGGTAATTTTTAAAATTATAATAAGTGAAGTAAAAAGAGCAAAAAAAGGGAAAAATTACAAAATAGCATATTTGACAAAGTTAAAAAAGCTAGGTATACTTTAAATAGAGAGTTTGTTTATCAATATAGTTGTATGGTAAAACAACAAAATAAACCAAAACATTATTGATGAAAATGAAAGAAAGATTGAGAGAATTAATGATTAAAAGCATTGTATTAAAAGGAGTGAGAGTTACATGAGCGGTAAATTTATTAGTGCAAAAGAAGCTGTTAAACTTATTAAAGATGACTCAATGATATTAGCAGAAGGATTTGTTTCTATATGTACTGCCGATGAGGTGTTATATGAGTTAGAAAAATCATATTTAGAAACTGGAAAGCCTAAAAATCTAGGGATTATGTTTGCTGCTGGATTTGGAAATGCTAAGGCAGGAACTGGATTGAATAGATTTGCTCATAAAGGAATGGTAAAAAGAGTTATAGGAGGGCATTGGGGATTAGCACCAGAATTAGCTAGTCTTGCTAATTCAAATGAATTAGAAGGATACAATTTTCCTCAAGGAGTTATATCACAAATGTTTAGAGATATGGCAGCTAATAAGCCGGGGACAATATCTCATGTAGGATTAGGAACATTTGTTGATCCGGATTTAGATGGAGGAAAATTAAATAGTATAACTAAAGAAGATTTAGTTGAGAAACTTCATTTAAATGGTAGAGATGTTTTATTCTATAAAGGACAAAAAGGTGATGTAGCTCTTTTAAAAGGAACAACTGCAGATTGTGAAGGAAATATTTCATTAGAAGAAGAACCATTAACATTAGAGGTTTTATCTATAGCTACTGCTGTAAAAAATAATGGAGGTATAGTGATAGTTCAAGTAAAAAATAAACTTGAAGATGGATATCTTCAGCCAAAAGATGTTAAAATACCAGGGGTAATGGTAGACTATGTTGTAGTTGCAGAAAAACCAGAATTTAGAATGCAGACATTGACAGAAGAATTTAATGAAACATTTGTTACAAGAAGAAAAGTTGAACCACCAGTGATGCCACCAGTAGCATTAGATGAAAGAAAAATAATAGCTAGAAGATGTGCAATGCTTTTAACAAGAGATAAGAAAATTTTGAACTATGGAATAGGAATGCCAGAGATGATTGCAAATGTATTAAACGAGGAAGGACAGGAGGAATATTTTGTTCCAACTGTAGAGCCAGGAGCAATAGGAGGGACACCAGCAGGAGGGGCAAATTTTGGAGCGTCAGTATATCCAAGAGTTATAATAGATCAAGCTTATCAATTTGATTTTTATGATGGTGGAGGAATTGATGCAGCATTTTTAGGATTGGCGCAATGTGATAGAGATGGAAATATTAATGTTTCAAAATTTGGACCAAAAATAGCTGGTTGTGGAGGATTTATTAACATAACTCAAAATGCAAAAGAAGTTATTTTTTGTGGGACATTTACTGCAGGAGGACTTAAGTTAGATGTAAATGAAGGTAAGTTGATTATAAAAAATGAAGGGAAAATTAAAAAGTTTATTAACAATGTAGAACAGATAACATTTAGTGGAAATCTTGCAAAGGAAAATCAGAAAAAAGTAACTTATGTAACAGAAAGAGCTGTATTCGAATTAAGAAAAGAAGGGGTTACATTAGTAGAGATAGCTCCTGGAGTAGATTTAGAAAAAGATATTTTAGCTCAAATGGATTTTGTACCAGTAATAGCAGAAGACTTAAAATTGATGGATTCAAGAATATTCAAGAATGAAAAAATGGGATTAAAATTATAATTAAACCCATAAAAATAAAATAAATATAAAAAGGAGGCCGCTATTATTACTTTGAATAAAATGGTTAGTTTTTTAATAGACATAGATTAAAATTTGAGAATATAAAAATAAATAGTAATATATTCTTGACATTAATTGAAAATATTGATATAACTAAATAGTAAAGTCCAATGGCTATACTAGTTGTTTGTAAAAAGTTCAATAGATACTGTTTTATTTAAAAATTTTATTATATATAGATATAAAATATAGATTTTTAAATAGTAATTACTTTAGAAACTTAAAAAACAACTGCAGAAAATTTTGTTCTAAATTATAATAGTAGTGGGTAAAAAAATATGAGATTTGAAGATTTAAAAGTAGGAATGAAAGCAGAGGTCTCAAAAACAATAACAGAAACAGATGTAATACTTTATGCTGGTATTACTTTGGATGTTAATCCAGCTCACTTGAATGAAGAACACGCTAAAAATACTATGTTTAAACATAGAATAGCACAT comes from Fusobacterium necrogenes and encodes:
- a CDS encoding ATP-dependent nuclease: MYLKELKITNWQCIKETKINFENLILFIGQSNSGKSSIISAIMFLLKYRNFRPKDIRNGSDYLSLEGHFYTHTKLNFKLNEIVITSNDIYLKIIKTSKNDTEYFILHDNIWIKIAESEYQTLTNNVPLLFIPSFSEKEQTKFFIISLLKILENKEIDQPKTLNKIVSTFSKLQNEYTSRGLYRNLIFEIFSTLTQYSKKLGESLLGNTLILFEEPEFYLHPQKQKELFYNICILTKLGTQIYVSTHSNNFINLHMYKSICIVRKNKNFGTKVFQFKGHLFSGDEIKNFNMNYWINPDRSELFFAKKVILVEGQTDKIVLGYLSKKLDIYKYDYSILECGSKSLIPQFIKLLNIFKIPYVAVYDKDNHFWRTPEEIENSTQKNKTIENSVKKEIGSCIAFENDIEEEIYQEKRERKNYKNKPFYALKTVTHKDFIIPKSLEKKIKFIFK
- a CDS encoding murein L,D-transpeptidase catalytic domain family protein, coding for MLKKIFLVFILCSSILFGIDLRSEKSIKCIYKSLAIDEKLDYSTFLKAIQGYNKIKDKKPEYITIIDFSKPSSEERFFVIDLKNKKVDYSTYVSHGKNTGLDRAVKFSNNINSYQSSLGFYITKNTYDGSNGYSLRLVGLEPGINSNAMLRHIVIHGADYATKEFMEKYGFLGRSLGCPAIPENISKEIIDHIKGGTVLYINGNDEKYLVKSKYIQL
- a CDS encoding threonine/serine exporter family protein, whose product is MKQVLIEITSAAGSTLAFGIIFNLKGKKLIFASIGGALGWTIYILFKSSNHSTAFSFFCSAIGITIYSEIIARLLKTPVTSTLIASLIPLVPGSGIYFTMSYFIEGKNSEALQSGINTFMLTFAITSGIVVVSTFSQIYYKFKRYRNIKQKLKLRKRNIKFK
- a CDS encoding threonine/serine exporter family protein encodes the protein MINENEILTIANLAGKIALQSGAETYRVEDIITRICKHYGLNAQCFVSITCIITSVRNYKGELFCSVERIATRSTNLNKIHEINQVIRDLNKYSFNEFYNKIIFLNKEILYGKFIYFLAYSFGAFSFALLFKGGIKDGISAFIGGGVIFLISDLANKLETNTFFLNTLGGFFCTLLSYLSVQIGFTNTVSYSTIGTIMLLVPGISFTNAIRDLVAGDLLSGISRAVEALLIGVALAAGTGFALFLILKLGEFK
- a CDS encoding tRNA1(Val) (adenine(37)-N6)-methyltransferase, with the translated sequence MINENQFETIIDLLQKKMKIIQRTDHFAFSIDSLLVAEFATITRNNKNIIDLGTGNGVIPLFLSQKTKAHITGIEIQSISSNLAKRNITLNNLQEQITIINDDMKNWKKYFNKESFDLVITNPPFFRFCGEEKQLNDLTQLSLARHEISINLDSLLETASNLLKHKGYFVMVHRVDRLTDIIETMKKYSIEPKKIQFCYTKIEKEGKILLIEGIKNGSPNLRVLPPLIIHDENGNYSKVILEMFK
- a CDS encoding GntP family permease, with product MIFGTIGIIVSLILLMYLAYRGVSVLILAPVLACFAAVMGGLDTGNIHILATYTETFMSNLATYVRNFFPIFLLGAIFGKVMDDTGSAKSISYFICEKLGKEKAILAIVLACGILTYGGVSLFVVAFAVYPVAAELFKEAGIPKRFVPGTIALGAFTFTMTALPGTPQIQNAIPMAYFGTDVYAAPILGIVGSLVMCGLGLLWLQRRANAAMAKGEGYGNHDDNKQANEIVDHSKLPSFIVAISPIILVLVVSFIFSKFIFPAMNLDYLSSYNTTAGKVIGNWSLIISLLVSVAVSILLNLRRMNNVLKTLSDGVQGSFLAIMNTASEVGYGNVIAGLAAFAVVKGALLGLSSNPLISEAVSVSALAGITGSASGGLSIALSALGETYLREATALNIDPQVLHRIAAMACGGLDTLPHNGAVITLLAVTGMTHKESYADIGMCTVIIPAIAVAICIILATFGIV
- a CDS encoding LysR family transcriptional regulator; its protein translation is MNIKALNYFIKVVDEGGFTAASKKLFLCQSALSKSIKNFETELGVVLIDRSSKNFKLTPEGQIFYENGNLALKIIKEQLDRLLDSVSLEKGKIKIGIPPVISTIYFTTVIQKFRELYPSIKLITVEAGANTIKEKVENGEIDIGVIILPFDSEHFNVIPIFLSDNVVIVHKSHPFAKFSEISFIDLKDQNFISLNETYMLYDKILEKCKAFNFTPNIICTSSQWDFIAEMVSLNQGVSILPRPILSKFHSKNIKILNIKEGFPWNVALITTKNKYISKASKIFIEFTKELARPKK
- a CDS encoding acyl CoA:acetate/3-ketoacid CoA transferase, with translation MSGKFISAKEAVKLIKDDSMILAEGFVSICTADEVLYELEKSYLETGKPKNLGIMFAAGFGNAKAGTGLNRFAHKGMVKRVIGGHWGLAPELASLANSNELEGYNFPQGVISQMFRDMAANKPGTISHVGLGTFVDPDLDGGKLNSITKEDLVEKLHLNGRDVLFYKGQKGDVALLKGTTADCEGNISLEEEPLTLEVLSIATAVKNNGGIVIVQVKNKLEDGYLQPKDVKIPGVMVDYVVVAEKPEFRMQTLTEEFNETFVTRRKVEPPVMPPVALDERKIIARRCAMLLTRDKKILNYGIGMPEMIANVLNEEGQEEYFVPTVEPGAIGGTPAGGANFGASVYPRVIIDQAYQFDFYDGGGIDAAFLGLAQCDRDGNINVSKFGPKIAGCGGFINITQNAKEVIFCGTFTAGGLKLDVNEGKLIIKNEGKIKKFINNVEQITFSGNLAKENQKKVTYVTERAVFELRKEGVTLVEIAPGVDLEKDILAQMDFVPVIAEDLKLMDSRIFKNEKMGLKL